A genomic segment from Sphingopyxis sp. DBS4 encodes:
- a CDS encoding IS3 family transposase (programmed frameshift) — protein MPSKKHRPEEIIGKLREAEVVLAQGATTAEACRRIAISEQTYYRWRKEYGGLKTDQARRMKDLEKENARLRRAISDLTLDKLILQEAAPGKLLSPARRRRCIDHIRMMMPVSERRLCRVLGQHRSTQRKAPRGADDEAALTEDIIALARQYGRYGYRRVTALLRDAGWHVNRKRVERIWRREGLKVPQRQPKRGRLWLNDGSCIRLRPEYPGHVWSYDFVEGRTHDGRKYRILSIIDEASRECLALPVARKLKSDDVLAALAELFVTRGPPAHIRSDNGPEFIATAVQQWLAQIGVKTLYITPGSPWENGYCESFNGSLRDELLNGEIFYSLAEARILIEAWRRHYNTVRPHSSLGYRPPAPEAVPSPVSPAGSASLHLRPTLAMDASMH, from the exons ATGCCGAGCAAGAAGCATCGCCCGGAAGAGATTATCGGCAAGCTACGTGAGGCGGAGGTTGTGCTTGCGCAGGGCGCTACGACCGCCGAGGCGTGTCGTCGGATCGCGATCAGCGAGCAGACCTATTATCGGTGGCGCAAGGAATATGGCGGCCTGAAGACCGATCAGGCGCGTCGGATGAAGGATCTGGAGAAGGAGAATGCGCGGCTTCGTCGTGCGATCTCGGACCTGACGCTGGACAAGCTGATCCTGCAGGAGGCTGCCC CGGGGAAACTTCTGAGCCCCGCACGCCGCAGGCGCTGTATCGACCACATCAGAATGATGATGCCGGTGTCCGAGCGGCGGCTGTGCCGCGTGCTCGGGCAGCACCGATCGACGCAGCGCAAGGCGCCACGCGGGGCGGATGACGAAGCGGCCCTCACTGAGGATATCATCGCACTGGCCCGGCAATATGGTCGTTATGGCTATCGCCGGGTGACGGCGTTGCTACGCGATGCGGGGTGGCATGTGAACCGCAAGCGGGTTGAGCGTATCTGGCGCCGCGAAGGGCTGAAGGTGCCACAAAGGCAGCCGAAGCGCGGGCGTCTGTGGCTGAACGACGGATCGTGCATCCGGCTGCGGCCAGAATATCCCGGCCATGTCTGGTCCTACGACTTCGTCGAGGGCCGGACGCACGATGGTCGCAAATACCGGATCCTGTCGATCATCGACGAGGCGAGCCGGGAGTGCCTGGCGTTGCCGGTGGCGCGTAAGCTCAAGAGCGACGACGTGCTCGCGGCACTGGCCGAGCTGTTCGTCACGCGTGGGCCGCCGGCGCATATCCGGTCGGACAACGGCCCGGAGTTTATCGCGACGGCGGTGCAGCAATGGCTCGCCCAGATCGGCGTGAAGACGCTGTATATCACGCCCGGATCGCCATGGGAGAATGGCTATTGTGAAAGCTTCAACGGATCCCTGCGCGATGAGCTGCTCAACGGCGAGATCTTCTACTCGCTCGCGGAGGCCCGGATCCTGATCGAGGCTTGGCGGCGGCATTACAACACCGTCCGGCCGCACAGCTCGCTGGGATATCGACCACCGGCGCCGGAGGCCGTTCCATCGCCAGTGTCGCCCGCCGGTTCCGCTTCGCTCCACCTGCGGCCAACACTGGCGATGGACGCGTCAATGCACTAA
- a CDS encoding TrbI/VirB10 family protein, with the protein MASVARRFRFAPPAANTGDGRVNALTIPADHSVGAGHVAFGQSRALVVWQRIILPDGSSIRIDNVPATDTQGYAGLADKIDRHTWQLLKGVALSTLLGVGSELSFGSSESDLVRAIREAAQQGGARAGDQLVTRNLNIQPTMRVRPGWPLRVIVHKDIVVGRPWGGGNG; encoded by the coding sequence ATCGCCAGTGTCGCCCGCCGGTTCCGCTTCGCTCCACCTGCGGCCAACACTGGCGATGGACGCGTCAATGCACTAACAATCCCAGCGGACCACTCGGTGGGGGCCGGTCACGTCGCGTTCGGCCAAAGCCGCGCGCTGGTGGTCTGGCAGCGCATCATCCTTCCCGATGGTTCGTCAATCCGCATCGACAATGTTCCCGCGACCGACACGCAGGGCTATGCGGGCCTCGCCGACAAGATCGACCGGCACACATGGCAGCTATTGAAGGGCGTCGCGCTCTCGACGCTGCTTGGTGTCGGCTCGGAATTGAGTTTTGGCAGCAGCGAGAGCGACCTTGTTCGAGCGATCCGTGAAGCCGCGCAGCAGGGCGGCGCGCGAGCCGGCGACCAGCTCGTCACCCGCAATCTCAATATCCAGCCGACTATGCGCGTCCGGCCCGGCTGGCCGCTGCGTGTCATCGTCCACAAGGATATTGTCGTCGGGCGGCCGTGGGGAGGCGGAAATGGCTGA
- a CDS encoding DUF2274 domain-containing protein produces the protein MADLKLPKLPERTPKRITFNAMPGLFEALNAYADAYEAAYGRRESVPDLIPAMLTAFIETDRRFHRGRRKP, from the coding sequence ATGGCTGACCTGAAATTGCCGAAGCTGCCGGAGCGAACGCCGAAGAGAATCACGTTCAACGCCATGCCGGGTTTGTTCGAGGCATTGAACGCTTATGCCGACGCTTACGAAGCGGCATACGGCAGGCGTGAATCCGTGCCGGACCTTATTCCTGCAATGCTTACGGCTTTCATCGAAACCGATCGCCGCTTTCACCGAGGGAGGCGGAAGCCATGA
- a CDS encoding helix-turn-helix domain-containing protein — MSKMQSRQGPQVASEDRHHIEPISVRISAAVKLTGIGRSTLYELIKAGELETVKVGRSTFIRYASLKRLFEKI; from the coding sequence ATGAGCAAGATGCAGAGCAGGCAAGGGCCGCAAGTTGCGTCCGAGGACCGCCACCATATCGAACCGATCAGCGTCCGCATATCCGCCGCGGTTAAACTCACTGGCATTGGACGGTCGACGCTCTACGAACTCATCAAGGCCGGAGAGCTAGAAACTGTAAAAGTCGGTCGATCGACCTTCATTCGATACGCCAGCCTCAAGCGCCTGTTCGAGAAAATCTAG
- a CDS encoding catalase, giving the protein MAKKPVPSPAADHALRDHQPGEGQPAPIDSRGDGDELHQQVGDGVADAAAYLTDNFGHRISDNQNSLRAGARGPTLLEDFALREKIFHFDHERIPERIVHARGSGAHGVFECTRAIPELTKASIFQKEGASCPVFVRFSTVAGGAGSVDTPRDVRGFAVKLYTETGNWDLVGNNIPVFFIQDAMKFPDLVHSVKMEADRGYPQAASAHDTFWDFIGLIPESMHMIMWAMSDRAIPRSFRMIEGFGVHTFRFVNDEGAGKFVKFHWKPVLGIQSTTWDEAVKIAGADPDFLRRDLFEAIDAGDFPAWNLGVQVFDEAFAAKQPYDVLDATKLIPEEDIPVEIVGRMTLNRNVDNFFAETEQAAFLPSNIIPGIDFSNDPLLQGRLFSYLDTQKSRLGTTNFHQIPINAPKCPFHNFQRDGMMQTLVPTGRANYEPNSLAEAGENGGPRESAEAGFTTFSANDERNDPAQKLRIRAELFADHFSQARLFYLSQTANEQAHIASALVFELSKVTLDHVRARVVGQLRNIDEDLAKRVAAGLAIDLPPKERAARAPVDLKTSDALSIQKNADDTMEGRKVAILFAEGSDKMAIDKLKADIEGTGGTPFLVAPKVGGIKVKGGTLKADGQLAGSPSVLFDAVASILTEEQAKALSVQGAAVQWFMDAYGHCKTIAHDDATQILLDKAGVEKDGGVVAIDAFADVGTRRHWAREAKVRDLA; this is encoded by the coding sequence ATGGCGAAGAAGCCCGTGCCGTCACCCGCCGCAGACCATGCACTTCGTGACCACCAACCGGGAGAGGGCCAGCCGGCGCCGATTGACAGCAGAGGCGATGGCGATGAACTGCATCAGCAAGTCGGAGATGGAGTCGCCGATGCGGCGGCTTATCTCACCGATAATTTCGGTCACCGTATCTCCGACAATCAGAATTCGCTTCGCGCCGGCGCACGCGGGCCGACCTTGCTCGAGGATTTCGCCCTCCGCGAGAAAATCTTCCATTTCGACCATGAGCGCATTCCCGAACGCATCGTCCATGCGCGCGGGTCGGGCGCGCACGGCGTGTTCGAATGCACCAGGGCGATTCCCGAACTGACCAAGGCGTCGATCTTCCAGAAGGAAGGGGCGAGTTGTCCGGTCTTCGTTCGCTTCTCGACCGTCGCCGGCGGCGCCGGATCGGTCGACACGCCGCGTGACGTGCGCGGCTTTGCGGTCAAGCTCTACACCGAAACCGGTAATTGGGATCTGGTCGGCAACAATATCCCGGTCTTCTTCATCCAGGACGCGATGAAGTTCCCAGATCTCGTCCACAGCGTGAAGATGGAGGCCGACCGCGGTTATCCGCAGGCGGCGAGCGCACACGACACCTTCTGGGACTTCATCGGCCTGATACCCGAATCGATGCATATGATCATGTGGGCGATGTCCGACCGCGCGATCCCCCGCAGCTTCCGCATGATCGAAGGCTTCGGCGTTCATACCTTCCGCTTCGTCAACGATGAGGGTGCGGGCAAATTCGTCAAATTCCACTGGAAGCCCGTGCTCGGCATCCAGTCGACGACATGGGACGAGGCGGTCAAGATCGCCGGTGCCGATCCCGATTTCCTGCGCCGCGACCTGTTCGAGGCGATCGATGCCGGCGACTTCCCGGCGTGGAATCTCGGCGTGCAGGTCTTCGACGAGGCGTTCGCGGCAAAGCAGCCCTATGACGTGCTCGACGCCACCAAGCTGATCCCCGAGGAGGATATCCCCGTCGAGATCGTCGGCCGCATGACGCTCAACCGCAACGTCGACAATTTCTTCGCCGAAACCGAGCAAGCCGCCTTCCTGCCGTCGAACATCATCCCCGGCATCGATTTCAGCAACGACCCGCTGCTGCAGGGCCGGCTCTTCTCCTATCTCGACACGCAGAAGTCGCGGCTAGGAACGACCAATTTCCACCAGATTCCTATCAATGCGCCCAAATGCCCCTTCCACAATTTCCAGCGCGACGGGATGATGCAGACGCTCGTGCCGACCGGGCGCGCCAATTACGAACCCAACAGCCTCGCCGAAGCGGGTGAGAATGGCGGTCCGCGGGAGAGTGCGGAGGCGGGCTTCACGACCTTCAGCGCCAACGACGAGCGCAACGATCCCGCGCAAAAGCTCCGTATCCGTGCCGAGCTATTCGCGGATCATTTCAGCCAGGCGCGGCTCTTCTACCTGTCGCAGACCGCGAATGAGCAGGCGCATATCGCCTCGGCGCTGGTCTTCGAACTGTCAAAGGTCACGCTCGATCACGTCCGCGCGCGTGTCGTCGGCCAGCTTCGCAACATCGACGAGGATCTGGCGAAGCGCGTTGCCGCGGGCCTCGCGATCGACCTGCCGCCCAAGGAAAGGGCTGCGCGAGCGCCGGTCGATCTCAAAACCTCCGATGCGCTGTCGATTCAGAAGAATGCCGATGACACAATGGAGGGCCGCAAGGTCGCGATCCTCTTTGCCGAAGGGTCGGACAAGATGGCGATTGACAAGCTGAAAGCCGATATCGAAGGCACCGGCGGTACCCCGTTCTTGGTCGCGCCCAAGGTCGGCGGGATCAAGGTCAAGGGCGGCACGCTCAAGGCCGATGGCCAACTCGCCGGATCGCCTTCGGTGCTGTTCGACGCGGTCGCCTCGATCCTGACAGAAGAACAGGCCAAGGCGCTTTCGGTGCAGGGTGCGGCGGTGCAGTGGTTCATGGACGCCTATGGCCATTGCAAGACCATCGCGCATGACGACGCGACCCAGATATTGCTCGACAAGGCGGGCGTCGAAAAGGACGGCGGCGTCGTTGCGATCGACGCCTTCGCCGATGTCGGCACGCGGCGTCATTGGGCGCGTGAAGCCAAGGTGCGCGATCTTGCCTGA
- a CDS encoding FAD-binding oxidoreductase — protein sequence MAAASATHHRDLRTGRSIWSARRRPAISSRPLTRDIACDAIVVGAGVSGALIAEALSEAGLTTVIVDRRGPAEGSTAASTAMLQYELDTPLSLMAERIGREKAERIWRRSRQAVDVLRERTERLGLAVVGATRGSIYLDGNVLDADGLAREADARRRAGFEVELLKPAAVLERYGIKGRHALIGFGNYSADPRRMTLGYLNAAIARGARLYSPVDICDIDAREDGVTLHSARGPEIRARHVVMATGYEMMKGIPRKGNRIISSWSIATRPQPRAIWPTAAMIWEAADPYLYIRTTPRGEVICGGEDEEIADAGERDAKLPGKIRTLSRKLAALLPGIDATPVHGWAGSFGDSPVGTPTIGRIPRMPNCYAAMGYGGNGITFSMMAAQMLRGLICGYGDPDADLVSFHRKF from the coding sequence ATGGCGGCCGCGTCCGCGACCCATCACCGCGATCTCCGCACCGGCCGGTCGATCTGGTCGGCGCGGCGTCGTCCGGCGATCTCGTCAAGGCCTTTGACGCGCGATATCGCGTGCGATGCAATCGTCGTCGGTGCCGGCGTATCGGGCGCGTTGATCGCGGAGGCGCTGTCAGAAGCAGGGCTCACGACCGTCATCGTCGATCGTCGCGGCCCCGCCGAAGGGTCGACTGCGGCATCGACGGCGATGCTGCAATATGAACTCGACACGCCGCTCTCGCTGATGGCGGAGCGGATCGGGCGCGAGAAGGCCGAGCGCATCTGGCGCCGCTCGCGCCAGGCGGTCGATGTGCTGCGCGAGCGAACCGAGCGACTGGGCCTCGCCGTCGTCGGCGCGACGCGCGGTTCCATCTATCTCGACGGCAATGTCCTCGACGCCGACGGCCTGGCGCGCGAAGCCGACGCCCGCCGGCGCGCGGGTTTCGAGGTCGAGCTTCTCAAACCCGCCGCGGTGTTGGAGCGCTACGGGATCAAGGGACGCCATGCGCTGATCGGTTTCGGCAATTATTCCGCCGACCCGCGCCGGATGACCCTTGGCTATCTGAACGCCGCCATCGCGCGCGGCGCCCGGCTCTATTCGCCGGTCGATATCTGCGACATCGACGCGCGCGAAGACGGCGTGACGCTTCACAGCGCGCGCGGTCCCGAGATCCGTGCGCGCCATGTGGTCATGGCGACGGGCTACGAGATGATGAAGGGCATCCCGCGCAAGGGAAACAGGATCATATCGAGCTGGTCGATCGCGACCCGCCCTCAGCCCCGCGCCATCTGGCCGACGGCCGCGATGATCTGGGAAGCCGCCGACCCCTATCTCTACATCCGCACCACCCCGCGCGGCGAGGTCATATGCGGCGGCGAGGATGAGGAAATCGCGGACGCGGGCGAACGCGACGCGAAGCTTCCCGGCAAGATCAGAACCCTGTCGCGCAAGCTCGCTGCCCTGCTGCCGGGAATCGACGCGACTCCGGTCCATGGCTGGGCCGGCAGCTTCGGCGACAGCCCTGTCGGCACCCCGACGATCGGCCGCATCCCGCGCATGCCCAACTGCTATGCAGCCATGGGTTATGGCGGGAATGGCATCACCTTCTCGATGATGGCTGCGCAGATGCTGCGCGGGCTGATCTGCGGCTATGGCGATCCCGACGCGGACCTCGTCAGCTTCCATCGAAAATTCTAG
- the ybaL gene encoding YbaL family putative K(+) efflux transporter, with the protein MPPAWRLFPKGSLLPHDTSLLAMLVMGLVLAFIGGFIASRLKLPPLVGYLLAGVAVGPFTPGFVGDAALANQLAEIGVILLMFGVGLHFSIKDLVAVRRIAIPGALVQIVVAALLGAGLAHLWGWTTGAGLVFGLALSVASTVVLLRALEQRNTLDSINGRIAVGWLIVEDLVMVLALVLLPALGRALGEEGASGGAGDIALVLLVTLGKVALFLALVLIVGTRAAPWILERVARTGSRELFTLSVLATALGIAFGSAALFGVSFALGAFFAGVILSESDFSHRAAADSLPLQDAFAVLFFVSVGMLFDPGILVREPSAVLAVLAIILAGKSVAAFGIVLAFGYPARTALTVSASLAQIGEFSFILIGLGVTLGLVEAEARDLVLAGALLSITLNPLVFIAFDGFERWLRRRPRLLALLERGSDESLSRLPDAKHSSFRHHAVVVGYGRVGRVVGRMLKSEGLPVILVDKDRRRVEALRERGITAIYGEASTPGILEAADIAQARLLVIATPDGFQTRRIIEIARELNPEIDTAIRTHSEAEVAHLEGQGVGLAIMGARELSFGLAGYALRSLGISKKRVAAIVQKERISGEGGAFERRPDIPPREAPELRQRRGDDEDAG; encoded by the coding sequence GTGCCGCCGGCATGGCGGCTCTTTCCGAAAGGATCGCTATTGCCCCATGACACCAGCCTTCTCGCCATGCTCGTTATGGGACTGGTCCTCGCTTTCATCGGCGGATTCATTGCCAGCAGGCTGAAGCTGCCGCCGCTCGTCGGCTATCTGCTCGCAGGCGTGGCGGTCGGCCCCTTCACTCCCGGCTTCGTCGGCGATGCTGCGCTGGCGAACCAGCTCGCGGAGATCGGCGTGATCCTGCTGATGTTCGGTGTCGGGCTGCATTTCTCGATCAAGGATTTGGTCGCTGTCCGCAGGATCGCCATCCCCGGCGCGCTCGTCCAGATCGTGGTTGCGGCCCTGCTCGGGGCGGGCCTGGCGCATCTCTGGGGCTGGACCACCGGGGCGGGCCTGGTTTTCGGTCTTGCCCTGTCGGTCGCGTCGACCGTCGTGCTGCTGCGCGCGCTCGAGCAGCGCAATACGCTCGATTCGATCAACGGCCGGATCGCCGTGGGTTGGCTGATCGTCGAGGATCTCGTCATGGTGCTGGCCCTTGTGTTGCTGCCGGCGTTAGGGCGCGCGCTGGGAGAGGAAGGAGCTTCGGGCGGCGCGGGCGATATCGCGCTCGTCTTGCTTGTCACGCTCGGAAAGGTTGCGCTGTTCCTTGCGCTTGTCCTGATCGTCGGAACGCGCGCCGCGCCCTGGATATTGGAACGTGTCGCCCGAACGGGCTCGCGCGAATTGTTCACTCTGTCGGTTCTCGCGACCGCGCTCGGTATCGCTTTCGGCTCGGCCGCCCTGTTCGGCGTGTCCTTCGCACTCGGCGCCTTCTTTGCTGGCGTGATCCTCAGCGAAAGCGATTTCAGTCATCGGGCGGCCGCGGACTCGCTGCCGTTGCAGGATGCTTTTGCCGTCCTGTTCTTCGTCTCGGTCGGGATGCTGTTCGATCCGGGCATCCTGGTCCGTGAACCGTCCGCCGTTCTGGCAGTGCTGGCGATCATTCTGGCCGGCAAGTCGGTTGCGGCGTTTGGGATCGTGCTGGCCTTCGGCTATCCGGCGCGGACGGCGCTGACCGTCTCGGCGAGCCTGGCGCAGATCGGCGAGTTCTCGTTCATCCTGATCGGCCTGGGCGTCACCTTGGGGCTGGTCGAGGCGGAAGCGAGGGACTTGGTCCTCGCCGGCGCGCTGCTGTCGATTACGCTCAATCCGCTCGTCTTCATCGCTTTCGACGGCTTCGAGAGATGGCTGCGACGACGACCGCGGCTGTTGGCATTGCTGGAGCGGGGAAGCGATGAGAGCCTTTCCCGTCTGCCCGACGCGAAGCACAGCAGCTTTCGCCATCACGCGGTCGTTGTCGGCTACGGCCGGGTCGGGCGCGTGGTCGGTAGGATGCTCAAGAGCGAAGGTCTTCCCGTTATCCTCGTCGACAAGGATCGACGCCGCGTCGAGGCGCTGCGCGAGCGCGGCATTACGGCCATCTATGGCGAAGCATCGACCCCGGGTATTCTCGAGGCGGCGGATATCGCCCAGGCGCGGCTGCTCGTGATCGCGACGCCGGATGGCTTTCAGACACGGCGCATCATCGAGATCGCGCGCGAGCTCAATCCCGAAATCGACACCGCGATCCGGACCCACAGCGAAGCCGAGGTCGCCCATCTCGAAGGTCAGGGCGTCGGCCTCGCGATCATGGGCGCGCGCGAGCTGTCGTTCGGCCTCGCCGGCTATGCGCTGCGCAGCCTCGGCATTTCGAAGAAGCGCGTAGCGGCCATCGTTCAGAAGGAGCGCATATCCGGGGAAGGCGGCGCGTTCGAGCGCCGGCCCGACATACCGCCTCGCGAAGCGCCAGAACTGCGCCAGCGCCGGGGGGATGACGAGGATGCAGGCTGA
- a CDS encoding glycoside hydrolase family 130 protein encodes MPDGAPPSAPFFNRQALHLRPDPSRVVVRPFRPAVEPRDLHPVDKTRANHIVDRVLAMTADETDALLAETLRNFDDRHRNLPAIFERRAAEMEDAFTAHKSFSQAQRQLVGAYFLHEYSFEAAALFNPSIVPHPDQSGVAAGCRRFILSLRAVGEGHISSLTFRSGILAADGTVTIDPPARLAATPVVTARVGDRLELGFDPASDIAERVIFPVTERQANGIEDARFVAFHDEGQTIYYATFTAYSGSGIRSELIETRDFVTFHLAPLKGAAAHNKGMALFPRKIGGRYAMIARHDNESLHLILSDDLHEWSLGEVIVKPKYPWEFVQIGNCGSPIELDEGWLLFTHGVGPVRHYSIGAVLLDKDDPSRVLGRSRVPLVQPATAERHGYVPNVVYSCGAIKVGERILLPYAISDAFSTVATIRITTLLDQLKD; translated from the coding sequence ATGCCTGACGGGGCTCCGCCATCCGCGCCCTTCTTCAACCGGCAGGCGCTTCACTTGCGGCCCGACCCGTCGCGCGTCGTCGTCCGGCCGTTCCGGCCGGCGGTCGAACCCCGAGACCTGCATCCCGTCGACAAGACCCGCGCCAATCACATCGTCGACCGCGTCCTCGCAATGACCGCGGACGAGACCGACGCGCTGCTTGCCGAAACGCTGCGAAACTTCGACGACCGGCACCGCAACCTCCCCGCAATATTCGAACGGCGCGCCGCGGAAATGGAGGATGCCTTCACAGCTCACAAGAGCTTCTCGCAGGCGCAGCGTCAGCTCGTCGGCGCCTACTTTCTTCATGAGTACAGCTTCGAAGCAGCCGCGCTGTTCAATCCCAGCATCGTGCCGCACCCCGACCAGTCGGGAGTCGCCGCAGGATGCCGCCGCTTCATCCTTAGCCTGCGCGCGGTCGGCGAAGGCCACATCTCTTCCCTGACGTTCCGGTCGGGAATATTGGCCGCCGACGGAACCGTTACCATCGACCCGCCCGCGCGGCTCGCCGCGACGCCCGTCGTGACCGCCCGTGTCGGCGATCGTCTGGAACTCGGCTTCGATCCCGCCAGCGACATCGCGGAGCGGGTGATCTTCCCCGTCACCGAGAGGCAGGCGAACGGGATCGAGGATGCCCGCTTCGTCGCCTTCCACGACGAAGGCCAGACCATCTATTATGCGACCTTCACCGCCTACAGCGGAAGCGGCATAAGGTCGGAGCTGATCGAAACCCGGGACTTCGTGACATTCCATCTGGCACCGCTCAAGGGCGCTGCGGCGCACAACAAGGGGATGGCGCTTTTTCCGCGAAAGATCGGCGGGCGCTATGCGATGATCGCGCGCCACGACAATGAGAGCCTGCACCTCATCCTGTCGGACGACCTCCACGAATGGAGCCTCGGCGAGGTGATCGTGAAGCCCAAATATCCTTGGGAGTTCGTCCAAATCGGCAATTGCGGCTCGCCCATCGAACTCGACGAAGGCTGGCTGCTCTTCACCCATGGCGTCGGCCCCGTACGCCATTATTCGATCGGCGCGGTTCTGCTCGATAAGGACGATCCCTCGCGCGTGCTCGGGCGCTCGCGCGTACCGCTCGTCCAGCCCGCGACCGCGGAGCGCCATGGCTATGTCCCGAACGTCGTCTATTCGTGCGGCGCCATCAAGGTCGGAGAGCGCATCCTGCTTCCCTATGCCATATCGGACGCCTTTTCGACCGTCGCCACGATCAGGATCACGACACTTCTCGACCAGCTCAAGGATTGA
- a CDS encoding glycosyltransferase family 4 protein, translating to MIEPGGDHEFPPAVRKTIRQGQVADYRAAADFINREAFDLVCLQHEFGIFGGEAGALILGLVARLDAPLVTTLHTVLDRPTTAQRRVMKDIVTASARVVVMADKARDMLINVYGADPGKIDVIAHGIPDVPLASTRAAKERLGFTDRKIILTFGLMSPNKGIETMIEAMPEIVRRTPDVLYIVMGATHPALQAREGERYRDTLTARVRELGLDDHVAFINRFVDRPELLDHIAMCDVYATPYLAAAQMTSGTLAYSHGLGRPVVSTPYWHAAELLADGSGVLIPFDNPAGFGPAISDLLGNDTERLAMGRKAYAASRPMIWANSARRYAASFRKACRERRLASGRQAGMPEPGPVRLRTNVQPDLPPISLDHLAAMSDDTGIFQHAVHAIADRSHGYCIDDNARALLLCCGLAGGPDAPLARRLSSTFAAFIQHGWNPGNRRFRNFMGFDRRWLEDAGSEDSHGRTLWALGAYSARACSLGHARWAKELFSEALADVEAFTSPRSWAFTLLGLASYCAVYAEDHAAARLRAELAGRLERLLGEQEGPEWTWFENGLSYDNARLPQALIVTGAAALSATMVEAGLRSLRWLVAMQTAPEGHFRPVGSHGFLMTSRNSPEPFDQQPLEACATIAACIAAKGVDPDSSWRAEAERAFAWFLGANDLGIKLADLATGSCRDGLHPDRANENRGAESVLSFLLALADMQRLRAADRRAPSQPSPSTHEAINA from the coding sequence ATGATCGAGCCGGGCGGCGACCACGAATTTCCGCCAGCCGTCCGCAAGACAATCCGGCAGGGCCAGGTGGCCGACTATCGCGCCGCCGCCGATTTCATCAATCGCGAGGCGTTCGATCTCGTCTGCCTCCAGCATGAGTTCGGCATCTTCGGCGGCGAGGCAGGCGCGCTGATTCTCGGCCTCGTAGCGAGGCTCGATGCGCCGCTCGTCACCACCTTGCACACGGTTCTCGATCGGCCGACCACGGCGCAGCGCCGCGTCATGAAGGATATCGTTACCGCATCGGCGCGGGTGGTCGTCATGGCCGACAAGGCCCGCGACATGCTGATCAATGTCTATGGCGCCGATCCGGGGAAGATTGACGTTATCGCCCACGGCATTCCCGATGTTCCGCTCGCCTCGACGCGCGCGGCCAAGGAGCGGCTGGGGTTTACCGACCGCAAGATCATCCTGACGTTCGGGCTGATGAGCCCGAACAAGGGCATCGAGACGATGATAGAGGCCATGCCCGAAATCGTCCGGCGCACCCCCGACGTCCTCTATATCGTGATGGGCGCCACCCACCCCGCCTTGCAGGCCCGTGAGGGCGAGCGTTATCGCGACACGCTGACGGCGCGGGTACGCGAGCTTGGCCTCGATGACCATGTCGCGTTCATCAACCGTTTCGTCGACCGCCCCGAACTGCTCGACCATATCGCGATGTGCGATGTCTATGCGACGCCCTATCTGGCGGCGGCGCAAATGACGTCGGGAACGCTCGCCTATTCGCATGGTCTGGGGCGTCCGGTCGTTTCCACGCCCTATTGGCACGCCGCCGAGTTGCTCGCCGACGGGTCGGGCGTCCTGATCCCGTTCGACAATCCGGCAGGCTTCGGCCCGGCGATTTCCGATCTGCTGGGCAACGACACCGAACGTCTGGCGATGGGGCGCAAGGCCTATGCGGCGAGCCGCCCCATGATCTGGGCCAATTCGGCGCGGCGCTATGCCGCGAGCTTTCGCAAGGCTTGCCGTGAGCGCAGGCTCGCGTCCGGCCGCCAGGCGGGGATGCCCGAACCCGGGCCAGTCCGCCTGCGGACGAACGTCCAACCCGACCTCCCACCGATCTCGCTCGACCATCTCGCCGCGATGTCCGACGACACGGGGATATTCCAGCATGCCGTTCACGCAATCGCCGACCGCAGTCATGGATATTGCATCGACGACAATGCACGGGCGCTGCTCCTGTGCTGCGGTCTCGCCGGCGGCCCCGATGCGCCGCTGGCGCGCCGGCTGTCATCCACATTCGCGGCCTTCATCCAGCACGGCTGGAATCCGGGCAATCGGCGTTTTCGCAATTTCATGGGCTTCGACCGGCGATGGCTGGAAGATGCGGGCTCGGAGGACAGTCACGGGCGGACGCTCTGGGCGCTGGGCGCCTATAGTGCGCGTGCCTGCTCCCTTGGCCATGCGCGCTGGGCAAAAGAGCTGTTCAGCGAGGCGCTGGCCGACGTCGAGGCCTTCACCTCGCCGCGGTCCTGGGCGTTCACCTTGCTCGGCCTCGCATCCTATTGCGCGGTTTATGCCGAAGATCATGCCGCCGCGCGCCTGCGTGCCGAACTCGCCGGCCGCCTCGAAAGGTTGCTGGGCGAACAGGAAGGTCCCGAATGGACATGGTTCGAAAATGGCCTCAGCTATGACAACGCCCGGCTGCCGCAAGCGCTGATCGTCACGGGCGCCGCAGCGCTCTCGGCGACCATGGTCGAAGCGGGATTGCGAAGTCTGCGCTGGTTGGTGGCGATGCAGACGGCGCCCGAAGGTCATTTCCGGCCCGTCGGCTCGCATGGCTTCCTGATGACCTCGCGCAATAGTCCCGAACCGTTCGATCAACAGCCGCTGGAGGCTTGCGCGACGATCGCGGCCTGTATCGCGGCGAAAGGCGTCGATCCAGACTCTTCGTGGCGTGCGGAAGCCGAGCGCGCCTTCGCATGGTTTCTTGGCGCGAACGATCTCGGCATCAAGCTGGCTGACCTCGCGACGGGCAGTTGCCGCGACGGCCTCCACCCGGACCGCGCGAACGAGAACCGGGGGGCGGAATCGGTGCTATCCTTCCTGCTCGCGCTGGCCGATATGCAGCGCCTGAGAGCGGCGGACCGGCGGGCGCCGTCACAGCCGAGCCCATCCACACACGAAGCCATCAATGCCTGA